From the Nitrobacter hamburgensis X14 genome, one window contains:
- the sdhD gene encoding succinate dehydrogenase, hydrophobic membrane anchor protein translates to MRTPLSRVRNLGAAHSGTKDFWRQRLTAVAMILLIVPMIVVMMILLGRNQAGAAQILGSPPIAIIMLLFVVASIWHMKIGMQVIIEDYVHDEKTKLASIMANNFFSVTLALAAAYAIFKLSSGV, encoded by the coding sequence ATGCGGACACCGCTATCGCGGGTTCGTAACCTCGGCGCAGCCCATTCCGGAACCAAGGACTTTTGGCGACAACGTCTGACCGCGGTCGCCATGATCTTGCTCATCGTACCGATGATCGTGGTCATGATGATCCTGCTTGGCCGCAACCAGGCCGGGGCGGCGCAGATTCTCGGCTCGCCGCCGATCGCCATCATCATGCTGCTGTTCGTCGTCGCCAGCATCTGGCATATGAAGATCGGCATGCAGGTGATCATCGAGGACTACGTGCACGACGAGAAAACGAAACTGGCGTCGATCATGGCGAACAACTTCTTCTCCGTCACGTTGGCGCTGGCCGCCGCTTACGCCATCTTCAAACTGTCATCCGGAGTTTAG
- the sdhC gene encoding succinate dehydrogenase, cytochrome b556 subunit: MTVRIERPLSPHLQIYRWTLTMALSVVHRATGMALYFGTLLLVWWLIAVSSGPGAYAAVQSFTASWIGRLIAFGYTWALMHHMLSGVRHLVWDLGYGFKPAEREWLTRAALIGGILLTVLLWIVAYAVGGGR, translated from the coding sequence ATGACTGTCAGGATCGAACGTCCGCTTTCGCCGCACCTACAGATTTACCGCTGGACCCTGACGATGGCATTGTCCGTCGTCCATCGCGCGACCGGCATGGCGCTCTATTTCGGGACGCTGCTGCTGGTCTGGTGGTTGATTGCGGTGTCGTCCGGGCCGGGCGCCTATGCCGCGGTGCAGTCGTTCACCGCGAGCTGGATCGGCCGGCTGATCGCATTCGGATATACGTGGGCGCTGATGCATCACATGCTGAGCGGCGTTCGCCACCTCGTCTGGGACCTCGGTTACGGGTTCAAGCCGGCCGAGCGTGAATGGCTCACTCGGGCAGCGCTGATCGGCGGCATTTTGCTCACGGTGCTGCTGTGGATCGTCGCCTATGCGGTCGGAGGCGGACGATGA